One region of Primulina tabacum isolate GXHZ01 chromosome 1, ASM2559414v2, whole genome shotgun sequence genomic DNA includes:
- the LOC142515373 gene encoding LOW QUALITY PROTEIN: aminopeptidase P1-like (The sequence of the model RefSeq protein was modified relative to this genomic sequence to represent the inferred CDS: substituted 1 base at 1 genomic stop codon) encodes MAEETMLSLRSLMAAHSPPLDALVVTSEDYHQSEYVSERDKRRAFVSEFTGSAGLALITASEALLWTDGRYFLQAEQQLSCQWKLMRMGEDPTVDIWMADNLPKDAAIGVDPWCVSVDTAQKWKRAFAKKQQNLIQTTTNLVDKVWTSRPPPERNPVVVHPLEFAGCSVEDKLKDLREKFVSERARAIILTALDEVAWLYNIRGADVSYCPVVHAYAIVTLASAFFYVDREKLSAEVISCMEKNGVEVRDYSAVSSDVVLLASDELTSTCSNKVTEHENSNNLDIEKDNAGMIVHYNSAEESAKDLIWIDPGACXFALYSKLNMDKVFLQSSPLALAKALKNPVEMEGLKNAHIRDGAAVVQYLAWLDNKMQEIYGASGYFLESDINKKHQSKTTKLTEVSVSDKLEEFRASKEHYWGLSFPTISSVGPNGAIIHYGPEAETCAELDPNSMYLFDSGAQYLDGTTDITRTVHFGKPTAHEKASYSAVLKGHIGLGNAIFPNGTTGHVLDILARLPLWKDGLDYRHGTGHGIGSFLNVHEGPHQISFRPAAQNVPLQPSMTVTDEPGYYEDGKFGVRLENVLIVKEADTKFNFGDKGYLRFEHITWAPYQSKLIDVSLLVPEEIEWLNNYHSRCREILAPYLNTSEIEWLRKATEPIVA; translated from the exons ATGGCGGAAGAAACAATGCTCTCTCTTAGGTCTTTAATGGCCGCTCACTCTCCGCCGCTCGACGCTTTAGTCGTTACTTCTGAAGATTATCACCAG AGCGAGTATGTGTCTGAGCGGGACAAACGAAGGGCATTCGTGTCTGAATTCACCGGAAGCGCTG GTTTAGCACTTATAACAGCAAGTGAGGCACTACTTTGGACAGATGGGCGGTACTTTTTGCAGGCGGAGCAACAACTAAGCTGTCAGTGGAAGCTAATGCGTATGGGAGAAGACCCAACTGTTGATATCTGGATGGCTGAT AATCTACCGAAAGATGCAGCTATTGGTGTTGATCCTTGGTGTGTCTCAGTCGACACAGCACAGAAATGGAAGCGTGCTTTTGCTAAGAAACAACAGAATCTGATTCAAACGACAACAAACTTGGTAGATAAAGTTTGGACTAGTAGGCCACCTCCTGAAAGAAATCCTGTTGTTGTGCATCCACTTGAATTTGCTGGTTGTTCTGTTGAAGATAAATTAAAGGATTTGAGGGAAAAGTTTGTGTCTGAAAGAGCTCGGGCGATAATACTCACGGCATTAGACGAG GTGGCTTGGTTATACAACATTCGTGGTGCTGATGTTTCCTACTGTCCAGTTGTTCATGCATATGCTATTGTAACTTTGGCTTCAGCTTTCTTTTATGTGGACCGAGAAAAGTTGTCTGCTGAG GTAATCTCATGCATGGAGAAAAATGGCGTTGAAGTGCGGGATTACAGTGCAGTAAGCTCTGATGTTGTCTTACTTGCATCTGATGAACTTACTTCCACCTGTTCAAACAAAGTAACTGAACATGAAAATTCAAATAACCTGGACATTGAGAAAGACAACGCTGGGATGATAGTGCATTATAATTCTGCAGAAGAGAGTGCCAAAGACCTCATATGGATCGATCCTGGTGCATGCTGATTTGCATTGTATTCAAAACTAAACATGGACAAGGTTTTCCTGCAGTCATCACCTTTAGCTCTTGCGAAAGCCTTGAAG AATCCGGTTGAGATGGAAGGATTGAAGAACGCACACATTCGAGATGGTGCCGCTGTTGTGCAATACCTAGCTTGGTTAGACAATAAG ATGCAGGAGATTTATGGTGCTTCTGGTTACTTTCTGGAAAGTGATATCAATAAGAAACATCAATC GAAAACAACAAAGCTGACTGAAGTGTCTGTAAGTGATAAGCTAGAGGAGTTCCGTGCATCTAAAGAG CATTATTGGGGATTGAGTTTTCCAACCATTTCATCTGTTGGTCCAAATGGAGCAATTATACACTATGGTCCAGAGGCAGAAACATGTGCTGAACTTGATCCAAACAGTATGTACTTGTTTGATTCAGGAGCGCAG TATCTAGATGGAACAACTGACATAACTCGAACAGTACATTTTGGAAAACCTACGGCACATGAGAAAGCAAGTTATTCAGCG GTTCTCAAGGGCCACATTGGCTTGGGGAATGCTATATTTCCAAACGGAACCACGG GTCATGTTCTTGATATTCTAGCACGACttccgttgtggaaagatggGCTTGATTACAGACATGGAACCGGCCATGGAATTGGGTCATTCCTAAATGTTCATGAAG GGCCTCATCAGATTAGCTTCAGGCCAGCTGCACAGAACGTGCCATTACAGCCTTCGATGACTGTGACAGATG AACCTGGTTATTACGAGGATGGGAAATTTGGTGTAAGACTGGAGAATGTGCTGATAGTTAAAGAGGCTGATACAAAGTTCAATTTTGGTGACAAGGGCTACTTACGATTTGAGCATATCACATGG GCACCATATCAAAGCAAGCTGATAGATGTGAGCCTCCTCGTGCCCGAAGAAATTGAATGGTTGAACAACTACCATTCCAGATGTAGGGAGATTCTGGCACCATATCTGAACACTTCCGAGATTGAATGGCTGAGGAAAGCTACTGAACCTATTGTTGCTTGA